A window of Maioricimonas rarisocia genomic DNA:
ATCCCCGGCAGGGATTCCACCCCGACTGGAATACCTACATCTACAACTACGGGCGGAACGAGGTTCGGAACTTCCTCCTCTCGAGTGCCCGCTTCTGGTGCGACGTCTATCACGTCGACGGAATTCGCGTCGATGCGGTCGCGTCGATGCTCTACCTGGATTACTCCCGCAGCCACGGTGAGTGGGTGCCCAACTACCAGGGGGGACGCGAGAACCTCGAAGCGATCCAGTTTCTCAAGGACATGAACACGACGCTGCACGGGGAGTTTCCCGGCATCCTGACGGTCGCGGAAGAGTCGACCGCGTGGCAGGGTGTTTCGCGGCCCGTCTACGACGGCGGACTCGGGTTCACGATGAAGTGGGACATGGGCTGGATGAACGACTCGTTGCGGTACATCCGCCGCGATCCGATTCATCGCCGGCATCACCAGAACGAGCTGTCGTTCCGGATGATCTACGCGTTCCACGAGAACTTCGTGCTTCCCCTGTCGCACGATGAGGTCGTGCACGGGAAGCGTTCGCTGCTGTCGCAGATGCCGGGTGACGACTGGCAGAAGTTCGCGAACCTCCGCGTGCTGTACGGTTACCAGTACTCCACGCCGGGCAAGCCGCTGCTGTTCATGGGGGGCGAGTTCGGGCAGTGGACCGAGTGGAACCATGACACCGAACTCGACTGGGCGCTGCTGCGGTTCGAAAAGCATGACGGACTACGACGCTACATCGGCGACCTGAACCGTGTGTACCGTGACCACCCCGCGTTGCATCAACTCGACTGCGAACCGACCGGCTTCGAGTGGATTCAGGCCGACGATGCGGCCAACAGCACCTACGCATTCGCCCGGCACTCGAAGGACCGCCGCGAAACCGTCATCGTCGCCATCAACATGACCCCCGTCCCCCGGGAGGAATACCGGATCGGGGTGAGTGATCCCGGTTTCTACAAGGAGATCCTCAACAGCGACGCGGCCATCTACGGTGGCAGCAACCTGGGGAATGCCGGTGGCGTTCGGGCGGAGCGAGTCCCGATGCACGGTCGCGAGTACAGCGTGAAGGTCGTGCTGCCACCGCTCGCGGTCCTGATGCTCGCCATCCAGCATCCGGAACCGGAAGCGGACGAAGAATCGGCGTAAATCTCCGATGAGGATCGCGCGAGGGGCCGATTCGGGACGTCGCGTCCCGGAGCGAGGGGAATCCGGCCCCGGATTGCGGGAAATGAGGGCTGCGGACTCTTGCGTTCCCGAATTGCTCCTGTCAAAATCGCGGTTTCGCAAGCATTCCCGCGAAGTAAGAAGGCTTGACTGGCGATGTCATCTCTGTCGAAGGCGGATATTCGGAAACTGCGGAAGAAGCGCGCCCGGCTCAAGAAGAAGCTGAAGTGCCGTTTCTGCCCGGACGGTGTCATTCCGCGTCCGGTGTACGTGGATTACAAGGACGTGAAGACGCTCAAGACGCTGGTCGACCGCGAAGGTCGCATCCTCCCGCGTCGCCGCACCGGCACGTCAGCGATCTACCAGCGGGCTGTCCGTAAGGCGGTGCTTCGGGCCCGCTTTATCGGCCTGATGCCGTACGTCTCGGAAGACTGATCCGAGACGCGTCGCAGCTCCCCCGCGCGATGCTGCGACGCTCCGTTTGTGCTGATTGCTCCCCCCGGACCCGCGTCCGCTGATCGATTCGGTTGCCCGGGGGAGAGATCCCGACCGCGACGTCTTCGGGCGCGCCCTGGCATGTCGAACCTGCTGTCGACACTTTCGGCGAATCTGGCTGCGGTTCGGGACCGCATTGCGGCGGCCGCCGATCGCTCCAATCGCGATCCGGATGAGGTCGTCCTCGTTGCGGTCACGAAGTATGCCGAACTCGACTGGGTTCGGGGTCTGATCGATCTGGGCGTCACGCAGCTGGGCGAGAGTCGTCCGCAGCAGCTCGTCTCCCGGTCGGAATCGCTGGCGGGGCCGGTGACCTGGCACCTGATCGGGCACCTGCAGCGCAACAAGGTTCGACCGGTTCTCCCCGTCGCGACGTTGATTCATTCGGTCGATTCGTTTCGGCTGCTGGATCGCATCGAAACGATTGCGGAGGAACTGGGTGTTGCGCCACGCGTTCTGCTCGAAGTGAACGTGACGAGAGAAGAATCGAAAAACGGCTTCGTCCCTTCCGATCTGCTCGGGCATTCGGACCGGCTGACCGGATATCGGCATCTCGTCGTCGACGGCCTGATGACCATGGCACCGCGCGTGGACGACCCTGAACTGGCCCGGCCGGCATTTGCTTCGTTGCGTCAGCTGCGGGAGACGCTGGCGGCTGCCACTGGTCCGAACGTTCCACTTGGCGAACTGTCGATGGGGATGAGCGGGGACTTCGAGATCGCCGTCGAGGAAGGAGCGACGCTGGTGCGGATCGGCAGCGGTCTGTTCGCAGGGCTCGCGTCCGATGAGGCGCGTCCGTGAGCCTCGACCTGCGTCACGATGGCGGTGACGTTCTGCTGCCGGTTCAGGCCCGCCCCGGTGCAAAGCGGAACGAATGCGGCGGCGTTCACGACGGCCGGCTCAAGGTGGCCGTCACCCAGGCCCCCGAGAAGGGGAAAGCGAACCGGGAGATCGCCCGATTGCTGGTGAAAAGTTTGGGGCTCCGCCGCTCTCAGATCGCCCTCGAAGAGGGGGAGACGACGTCCCGCAAGCTGTTCCGGGTGCGTGACATCGACGAGTCCGAGTTGCGTCGGCGCGTGGATCAGCTCGGCGCTGACTGAACCACCAGGTTGTTTCAGCGGACGTGTTCGACCGTCAGGTGTTCCAGCATCTCGACCGAGACTTCGGTCGATTCGGGAAACTGATCCCATTCTTCGCCTTCGACGAGCGGCTCGCCGGTGTGCAGCAGGAAGCATTCGTCCGACTGCGGCACAAAGAACTTCCGGAACCAGAGCATGTTGGAGACGCGCGGCTGCGGATCGTAGAGCCGCACGCTGATGCCCTGCTCGAACCAGTCGTAAAGCATTCCGAAGAAGCCGCTCGGGATGTACTTGACGCATTGCATCTGGATGCCGATCGAGCGGCAGCGATCCTTCTTGACCAGATTGGTCAGCGTGTCCCGGATCAGCGACAGATCGGCGCCGTCCCAGATCTCCATATCTCCGATGTCAACGATGGTCACTCCCTGTACCGTCTGCAACGTCAGGCCGTGCGTGTTTTTTCGTTCCGCCATGCGATCTTTGCAGTGTGTTGGGATGTGATTGTTAAGCCGGGGATTCATCCTCCGGCGACGGTCATGTGGGGTAACGCAAACGCCGGGCCGGTCTTCGCCTTCCCTTTCGGGAGTTTGTCTCGCATGCATCTAAGTAACGTTCTGAATGCGTGTTGTGAGATGTAGTCGGCGGTACAGATGCGGTTCGTGCGGTGTGCGCGGGTTGTATTTCTGGTTCATCGCCCGCGTCATGTTGACACACGGCGACACTGATTCGATGGCGCTTCAGGATGTTGACAACGGGATGTTCGACAGATTGAACATCTGTCGGTGCGACTGGCCCGGTATGACGACTGACCGACAACGGCTGAGAGGAGTGCTGCGGCGTCAGAGAACTCTACCACCAAGCGGGCGCAGTGCTGCCGCGAGCGGGAAAGAGTCGCCGTCTCGTCGCAGGACGTGTCGAATGTGAGGACCGTGGGATCGTTACGCCCGGCGCCGATTGCGCCGGCCACCGACGAAGCTTTCGATCACCATGTTCCCCATGTCCTGGGCATTGCAGGTCGCGCTGATGCCGCCAGAGACCTGCGCCATCTGCTCGACGAAGTTCGCCAGCTCCAGGTAGAAGTAGTCTTCGATCAAAGCGAAGCTGGAGATGTGGATGCCTTCTTCGGCACACCGCTTCGCTTCGCTGAGCGTGATCCGCGTCGTCTTCGGGGACGGCGGATAGATGAGGACGATGTCGCGGCCCTCGATGTGAGCCGTCGGTTCACCGTCGGTAATGACGATGATCTGGCGGTTCGGCGTCGACTGGCGGGCCAGCAGTCGCCGGGCAAACTGCAGTCCCGCGTGGATGTTCGTGAAGTGTTCGGGCACGAACTTCGGTGGATGATCGAGACTGATTCGCAGGTGAACCCGAGGGTCGAAGATGCTCACCGGCTTCGGGGCCGAATACAGCAGTTCGCGTTCGGAAAGTGGCGACGCATACGTATAGAAGCCCACGACCTGCAGCCAGTCCTGCTGATACTTCGAACGAACCAGCGACTGCATCGCCATGGCGACCTGCTTGGCGGCTCCGAACTTGCCGTATCGCATCATGCTGCCGGACATGTCGAGCAGAACGACCGTCGCACATGACGTCTGGTACTCGGTGTCGTAAATGACCAGGTCGTCTTCGGTCACGCGGATCGGTTTTCCCCCACCCTGCCGATGCAGCGCGTTACGAAGTGTCTCCTGCATATTGAGATTGCTGACCGGATCGCCGTAGGTGTACGGCTTCGACTCTTCGTGAATCGTCTGTCCGGCACCGCGAAACTCGGTGTCATGCCGGCCCAGCGTTCCCTTGTTGCGTACGTCGAACAGCGCTTCGAGCGCCCGATTCTCGACGCGGCGAACTCCCTTGGGCGTGACGACGTACTTTCCGTCCCGGTCCTTCTCGACGTAACCCCGCTTGACCAGCATGTCGACGATGTCCGGATGCTCTCCTTCCCAATCATCGAGGTTGGGGAGCACCTGATCGCCGTAGTTCATCATGTACTCGGAGAGTTCGTCGAAGATCTGGTCCGCCGACTGCGGCGTGAATTCTTCGGAACCGTCCCAGCGAGAGTATTCGAATGTGGCCATGCGTTGGTCTCCTCGGTCCCGAGAGCGCTCCGCGTGAGTGTCGACTCGGTCTTGCGGATGGGAATCGACCGCTCAGGATTTGTCGGATGACGGAGCGGACGATCCCCCCGAGTCTCCGCCTCGCCCGCGTCCACCGCGTCGCCGGCGATTGCCGCGGCCTCCACGTCCGCGTCGTCGACCACGGCTCTTCTTCTTTTCGGGAGAATCCTCCGTCGGCGGAGATCCGCTGTTCCTGGTCTCCTCCGATTTGCGAGGCTCAGACGGCGACGTCTCCTTCGGCTTTGCGACTTCGGTCGACGCTGCTTCGGGAGGTGGCGTGACCAACTCGCCCGGAACTTTGATTGCCGGCTCCGGCGGAGCCTCGACGGTCTCGCTGACGGTCTCCACCTCGGGGGGGCGCTGTCGCCGTTCGGACGGCTCGAGCTCGATATCGAGAAACGGATCGAGCGGCGGTGGTTCGGCTCGCACGGCTCGTTTCGGTTCGATCAGCTGCATGAAAGTCCCGGAATCGGTGCATCCGCACGTGACGGTCACCTGCCGGGCCGGAACCCGTCGTTCGACACCGCACGTCGGGCATCGCCACAGGCGGCGGACTTCCAGGTCCAGTCGCAGGCCGGGGCCTTTCATTCATTCCTCCACGTATACGTGACCGCTGGTCCCTTCCGGACTTTGCCCGGCTACGAACTACATTCTAGACTTCGCGAGTGACTTCGACACCCAAGCGGAGCGATGAGCCGCATGACCGGCACGACTGATTCAGCCGAACGGACCGATGAAGCGACCGGATTCCGGATCGCGGGCAGTGATCTCGCGCAGACGGCCCGCGGCCTCCTGATGGGGGGGGCCGACATCATCCCCGGCGTCTCGGGGGGGACTGTCGCACTGATCCTCGGCATCTACGAACGGCTGGTCACGTCCATCAGCCATTTCGATACGACTCTCGTTCGACAGCTGGGCCGGAAGGAGTGGAAGGCAGCCGCCGAACGGATCAATTTCCGTTTTCTCGCCTTCCTCGGCCTCGGCATCGGCCTGGGCGTTGCCGCGCTGGGCAGCCTGATGCATGGGCTGCTCGAACACTATTACCAGTTCACCATGGCGGCGTTCTTCGGGCTGATCGCGGCCTCGGCCCTGCTGGTCGCCCGCATGGTCGAGCGATGGAACGCGGCTGCGGTGGTGGCCATTGTTCTCGGGGCGCTGTTCGCGTTCTGGCTGGTCCGGCAGCCCGCCCTGCAGCAGCCTCCGGAAGGCCTGGGGTACGTGTTCATCTGCGGCATGGTGGCCATCTGCGCGATGATCCTGCCGGGCATCAGCGGATCGTTCATCCTGCTGATCATGGGGAAGTACCACGACATCACCGGCATCATCAAGGAGACGCTGAAGCTGCACATCACGCTGGAATCGATCTCGACGGTGGCGGTCTTCGGTGCCGGCTGCGTGCTCGGGCTGATCGGCTTCAGCAAGTGCCTGCGGTGGCTGCTGGCCCGCCACGAGTCGCTGACGATGTCGGTGCTGTGCGGATTCATGGCCGGATCGCTCTGGAAGATCTGGCCGTTCCAGCGCGACGTCTCTCCTGAGGGAGTGACCGAGTTCAAGCACCGCGTCTACGAGCACATCCCGCTGTTGGACGTCCCGATCGATGGACGCTTCTGGCTGACGATCGCCATCGCAGTCGTTGCCGGCGGACTCGTCCTGGCGCTCGATTACTTCACGGCAGGACACGAGCACGTGCCGCCGCTCAAGGAAGAGGAAGAAGAGCCGGTCGCCACGCAGGTGTGAATGGCCAATCGCTTGCCGCAACGCCTACGTTCGCAGCAGCTGATCGCGCGACGCAATCGCCCCGCAGGTGTGGGCGATCAGATCGACGATCGCGGACACGTCCCGCAGATCGAACAGCTCGGCCGCCGAGTGGGAATAGCGTCGCGCCAGGCCGATCGTCATGGCGGCGACGTCGCCGGACGCCTGCTGGGCCGACGTCGCATCGGTGATCCCGGCGGTGTCGACGATCAGCTGGTAGGGAATCCCCTGCTCGTCGGCAACGCGGCGGAACAGGTTGCGAAGCGGGCCGTGCGTCGAGAGTCCCTTGGTCTCGCGGACCTTCAGCAGCGGACCCCCGCCGATCTGCCAGGGGAGTTCATCTGGTCGCAAGTCGGGGGTGCCGCCCGACGGAACGGTGTCGATCGCGATGACGACATCCGGCTGAACGCGTCGCGTGGCCACTTCAGCTCCGCGCAGGCCGATTTCCTCTTCGACCACGACAACGAACTCGAGGTGTGCCTCGGGACGCTTCTGCCGAAGACGCTTGGCCAGTTCGAGCAGGCACGCGCAGCCGGCCCGGTTGTCGACTGCCTTCCCGAAGTACCGTTGGGGATGGGCCGTCGCTGTCAGCGGTCCGTGAAACGTGACCGGCGTCCCCGGCTCGATCCCCCACTCGACTGCTTCGGCCTGTGATGTGGCCCCGATGTCGATGTACTGCTCTGAGACCGGGGGAACGGTCCGTGCTTCCGACGCCGCCAGGACGTGTCCCGGTTTGACGCCGATGACTCCCTCGAGCGATCCACTGGCGGTGTGGACCCGGACTCTCTGACCGGGGAGCACCATTTCGGTGGGGTGACCCAGGCGGGTAAACCGCAGAAAGCCGTCGGCGAGCACCGACGTCACCAGAAAGCCGATCTCGTCCGCGTGGGCGGTGATCATGATCCGCAGTGCGTCGGCGGTTGTGCCGGCCAGTGACGCGTAAACGTTGCCCCGCACGTCGTGCTCGACCTGTTCGCAGAAGCTTCCAAGCTGTTCGGACATGTATCGCAGGACCGGCTCTTCGAAACCGGTGGGAGCATCGAGGTCCGTCAGTCGCCTTAAATGGGCCAGCAGCGCCTCGGCTTGCCCGGCAGGCTGGTTGCAATCCGGAGAGGAAGTCATAAGGCTGGTGTCAGCTCGCTGAAAGTGGCTGCAGAAGAACGGAATTCAACACCGGAGAGACGATGCAAACGAGCGTGCATTCTAGCGTGTGGGGACTGGTCATGCTGCTGAGCGTGGCCGCCATGCCCGCCAGAGCTGAATTGAAGGTCGGGGCCGCGGCAGTCGACATCACGCCGCAGATCGGTACGCCGATGGCCGGCTACTACAACCTGCGTGCTTCTGAGGGCGTGCATGATCCACTGCATGCCAAAGTGATCGTGCTCGACGCTGGCGTGCAGCGGGCGGCGCTGATTGGACTGGATCTGATCAGTACGACGCAGTGGATGACGGACGAGTCGCGGCGGCTCATCGAAGAGCAGACGGGGATTCCGGGCGATCACGTGATGCTCACCGCCACGCACGCTCACACCGGGCCGATCCTCAGCAAGTCCAGCCGTCGCTACGACGTCTTCGGCGCCACCAACGATCTGGCCGTGCAGTACATGTCGCGGCTTCCCGACAAGATTGCCGAAGGTGTCCGGACGGCCGTCGAGCGTCTCGAGCCGGCAACCGTTTCGACGGCGAGCGGCGTGGAGGAGCAGCTTGCCTTTAACCGGCGGTTCTTTATGACGGACGGTTCTGTCGGCTGGAATCCCGGCAAGCTCAACCCGCGGATCGTGCGCGAAGCCGGACCGGTCGACCCGGAAGTGCCTGTCGTCTACTTCGCCGATGCCGACGGCAACCCACTGGCGACGTACGTCAATTACGCGATGCACCTGGATACGGTCGGCGGCACGCAGTTTTCGGCCGATGCTCCCGCCACGCTTGCCGGGTTGCTGGCGGCGGTGAAGGGGGACAGCATGGTGACGCTATTCACCCCCGGCTGCTGCGGCGACGTGAACCACGTCAACGTCCGCAGTTCGCTGCCGCAGAAAGGACCTGAAGAAGCCGCGCGAATCGGAACGCATCTCGCCGCCAACGTGCTGCGAAGCTACGAACGTCTCGAGCCGGTCGCGTCGACGCCGCTGCGGATTCGCCGGGAAGTTGTCGAACTGCCGCTGCCCGAGGTGAGCGATGCCGATTTCGCTGCCGCCGAGGAGACGCTGCGTCGCTTCAAGGACCCTGGGGAAGGTCGCCGTCCGCCGTTTCGCGAGGTCGTCAACGCCTTCAAGGTTGTCGATGTGGTCGAGCGCGAAGGACGTCCGTTCGAGGTCGAGGTGCAGACGATCGCACTCGGAGATTCGATCGCATGGGTCAGTCTGCCGGGCGAGATCTTCACCGAGCTGGGGATAACGATCAAACAGGGCTCCCCGTTCGATCGGACGATCGTGGCGGAGCTGTCCAACGGCAGCATCGGTTACATTCCGAATCGCGAGGCGTATCCGCAGGGCGAATACGAGGTCATCAGCGCCCGTTGTGCGGCCGGCTCGGGCGAAATCCTCGTCGATACGGCTCTGGACTCGCTTCGCGAGCTGTACGCCGAGCACGCCGCCCAGATCGCCGCAGAAAAATAGCCCATCAGCGTCGCCGCTGCGTGCGGCGCCAGACCTTGTAGCCATATTCGATCGCGAACCAGTCGGCGAATCGTTCGCGCTCGACCGAACGCACATTGCGCTGGTCCACGATGTGCCCGACCTCGTGGATCAGCACACTGTGCAGGTAGAAATCACGAACCGCCTGTGGTGTCCAGACCAGTTCCCACCTGTTCCCTTTCTGACGCCAGCGACCGCCGAACATCTTCGCTTCAATCTGCTGCTGGGGCAGCGGTGGGCGGCGGTAGCATTCGACGAGCGTTTCTTCGACCGGATACAAATAGGCGGCCGTGCCCCACTGCAGGCCGTACCGCGCGAACAGAGCCCGCTTGCGGGTCATGCGGCTCAGCTGGACGACTTCGACCTGTCGGCGAAACCGGGCCGGCAACATGTCGAGGCGCTGGCGGATCTGGTCGGCCGTTACGGCGTGCACGTACCCTGTGCCGGCAGACTCGACGCGGATCCGCAGCGGCCCACCCTCCGGTTCGAACCAGGGTTCGGGAGAATCAAACGGAACGCGAATCGGCTCGGGAGCGGGCCGGCGATTGCGAAACGCCGGGCGAACTGTGCCCCCTCTGCGCAGACTCGATCGCCGGGCGTGGCGGGCGGGTTGCCGGGAAAGCTTGCGATCGCGGGATCGGGAAGCGTGCATGGCAGCGGTTCCGGCTCAACGACGCGGTCCATCGTGACGAACGAATTCGTCCGTGACGGTCAGCGCTGTTAGAGCGGTCCACGCAGCGCACTCCTCCGTGTCAATCCGTACCATCCATGTTACGAGTCTGACAGGACGGGAGGCAAGAAGACAGCTGTAAGTGCCGTGCGGCAAAGAGATTAAGTGCCTCGTTTCAGGTGGCAGTTGCCGGGCGGATCGTCGCTGCCGCGCCAACCATGCGACTCAGCCGGGTGGGAGCGCTCCAATGAACTTGCGCTTGTCCACCGGCTGTTTGACGGTCTTGCCCAGTTCCGCGAGCCGTGGCTTCAGGAACCCGGCATCACCCGGGCTGAGCGACTGGAAGTCGACCGCCGGGCCTCCGCGGTGGCCGTCTGCGGCGAAGATCTTCAGCGGGTCGTCATCCTTACCCGCTTCGCGGTCGCTCCAGTTGTAGCGTCGACCGCCATCGCTGCCACTCGTGAGCGCTTCGCTCTGCCCTTTGGGAAGTGTCCCCTCGACGGTGACTTCGGCACCCGTGGTCGCAGCGAATAGATTCTGGAAGACGCCCAGTCCGGAACTTCCCTGCTGCGGCGGTCCGGCGAACAGGATGGCGGTGTGGCCGCCGTAGAACGTGTTATTGGCGATCTTCACCCGTTGCAGATCGATGCCTGCTGCGAAGCGGATCGCCTGTTGGGCGTTGTAAAACATCGAGGTGGCAATGGTGACATCGGCGACGTTGTCACCGAAGTGCAGCCCTGACTGAAGCGGACCCAGGAATCGACAGCCCTCAATGAGGATCTGCGCTGTGGGGCCAGGCAGGTTCGATTCCGTCAGGCGGATGCCGACGGCGTGCGGATTGCCCGCTTCGAAACGGATCTGCCGCAGCTCGGTGCGGGCGTTGCGCAATCCTCGTGCTCCGGCGGCTTCGATACCGGTTTGCACAAACCCGCGGAGCGACAGGTTGTTCAGCTTCGTGCGGACCAGGTAGCCGCCGATCTTCACAGCAACATCTTTTCCTTCCGCATCGATTGTCAGCCCGTCGAGAGTGATTCCTTCGGCCTGGACGTTGATGACCGGTTCCGGGCCGGACGGCTTGAGCACGGGAGGATTGGCCGGGTCGGCAGCAACGATCTGGACGTTCTCGGGGAACAGCGTCCCCAGTCCGGAATTGTCGATCACAATCCGTTCGGCGTACGTTCCCGAAGCAATCCTGATCGTCCGGGCATCGGCCCCGGCGGCGGGATGGAAGTTATTGCGAACGTAATCGAGGGCGGCGCCGATCGTGCGGAAGTCTCCCTCCGGGCCCACGGTGATCTCCGGGCCGAGATTCTTTGGCGGTGCCGGATCTGCAGCACCTCCGGTCTCGGCAGGAACAGTGGTCGTTGCGGTCCCTTCCTCTCCCTCGTCCGGATCGGATGGACTGCTCACCGCGCTCCAGACGCCCAATGCGATCAGTACGACCACTGCGGCACTGCCGACGGCAATGAGCGGTTTGCGATACTGGCGTAGCAACTCGAACCGGTCCGTGACTGGTTCGGCCTCGATGACCGCGGAGTCCCCACCGGTTTTGACCGCCCTGTCCCCCTTGACCTTGCTGTCGCCTTGCCGCGTACGGCTGTCGCCAGGCCGGGTACGCGAACCTCTCTGGATCGCTGACTCTGTGGCGATGTCCGAAAGCGACCGCCGTGCGTCGGAGCCCGGCGATGCCGATGCGGGCGACGCATGAGGGACGTGGTCCGCTTCGACAAACGGCGTGGTCGACTCGGAGGCGCCGGTCTGGATCGCTGAACTGTCGAAGGTCACTGCCGAGCCGGAACTGCCTCCGTTGGAGCGTTCGACGGTCTTCTTGCCCGCTTCCAGCTGTGAGAGAAACGCGCCGAGTTCATCCTCATCTTCGGCATCACCAGTCGCAACGGCGGCCGACGAAGTCCCGGAGTCCTCGGACAGGGCGGGAATATCGCTGCGAGTGGCCGAGTC
This region includes:
- the glgB gene encoding 1,4-alpha-glucan branching protein GlgB, translating into MTRPTASTPQSTSSNTTKSQPEAASPHAPQRLFSPNEAFAMSRGTNCTAYRWMGAHPTEQDGVAGTHFAVWAPNAQEVCVICDRNHWRHGAYYLNSSDSGIWSAFMPEIGPGETYKYSIRTQSGTVIEKADPYAFAQEHPPKTASMVYDISNFQWKDDEWVDRRRQTNWFEQPVSIYEVHLGSWRRPHDGRPYFSYLELADQLIEYVHELGYSHVQLMPISEFPFDGSWGYQATGYFAPTSRYGSPDDFKEFMDRMHQAGIGVLIDWVPAHFPTDGHALGRFDGTALYEHADPRQGFHPDWNTYIYNYGRNEVRNFLLSSARFWCDVYHVDGIRVDAVASMLYLDYSRSHGEWVPNYQGGRENLEAIQFLKDMNTTLHGEFPGILTVAEESTAWQGVSRPVYDGGLGFTMKWDMGWMNDSLRYIRRDPIHRRHHQNELSFRMIYAFHENFVLPLSHDEVVHGKRSLLSQMPGDDWQKFANLRVLYGYQYSTPGKPLLFMGGEFGQWTEWNHDTELDWALLRFEKHDGLRRYIGDLNRVYRDHPALHQLDCEPTGFEWIQADDAANSTYAFARHSKDRRETVIVAINMTPVPREEYRIGVSDPGFYKEILNSDAAIYGGSNLGNAGGVRAERVPMHGREYSVKVVLPPLAVLMLAIQHPEPEADEESA
- the rpsR gene encoding 30S ribosomal protein S18, with the translated sequence MSSLSKADIRKLRKKRARLKKKLKCRFCPDGVIPRPVYVDYKDVKTLKTLVDREGRILPRRRTGTSAIYQRAVRKAVLRARFIGLMPYVSED
- a CDS encoding YggS family pyridoxal phosphate-dependent enzyme; the encoded protein is MSNLLSTLSANLAAVRDRIAAAADRSNRDPDEVVLVAVTKYAELDWVRGLIDLGVTQLGESRPQQLVSRSESLAGPVTWHLIGHLQRNKVRPVLPVATLIHSVDSFRLLDRIETIAEELGVAPRVLLEVNVTREESKNGFVPSDLLGHSDRLTGYRHLVVDGLMTMAPRVDDPELARPAFASLRQLRETLAAATGPNVPLGELSMGMSGDFEIAVEEGATLVRIGSGLFAGLASDEARP
- a CDS encoding DUF167 domain-containing protein: MSLDLRHDGGDVLLPVQARPGAKRNECGGVHDGRLKVAVTQAPEKGKANREIARLLVKSLGLRRSQIALEEGETTSRKLFRVRDIDESELRRRVDQLGAD
- a CDS encoding STAS domain-containing protein, producing the protein MAERKNTHGLTLQTVQGVTIVDIGDMEIWDGADLSLIRDTLTNLVKKDRCRSIGIQMQCVKYIPSGFFGMLYDWFEQGISVRLYDPQPRVSNMLWFRKFFVPQSDECFLLHTGEPLVEGEEWDQFPESTEVSVEMLEHLTVEHVR
- a CDS encoding VWA domain-containing protein, whose amino-acid sequence is MATFEYSRWDGSEEFTPQSADQIFDELSEYMMNYGDQVLPNLDDWEGEHPDIVDMLVKRGYVEKDRDGKYVVTPKGVRRVENRALEALFDVRNKGTLGRHDTEFRGAGQTIHEESKPYTYGDPVSNLNMQETLRNALHRQGGGKPIRVTEDDLVIYDTEYQTSCATVVLLDMSGSMMRYGKFGAAKQVAMAMQSLVRSKYQQDWLQVVGFYTYASPLSERELLYSAPKPVSIFDPRVHLRISLDHPPKFVPEHFTNIHAGLQFARRLLARQSTPNRQIIVITDGEPTAHIEGRDIVLIYPPSPKTTRITLSEAKRCAEEGIHISSFALIEDYFYLELANFVEQMAQVSGGISATCNAQDMGNMVIESFVGGRRNRRRA
- a CDS encoding DUF368 domain-containing protein, giving the protein MTGTTDSAERTDEATGFRIAGSDLAQTARGLLMGGADIIPGVSGGTVALILGIYERLVTSISHFDTTLVRQLGRKEWKAAAERINFRFLAFLGLGIGLGVAALGSLMHGLLEHYYQFTMAAFFGLIAASALLVARMVERWNAAAVVAIVLGALFAFWLVRQPALQQPPEGLGYVFICGMVAICAMILPGISGSFILLIMGKYHDITGIIKETLKLHITLESISTVAVFGAGCVLGLIGFSKCLRWLLARHESLTMSVLCGFMAGSLWKIWPFQRDVSPEGVTEFKHRVYEHIPLLDVPIDGRFWLTIAIAVVAGGLVLALDYFTAGHEHVPPLKEEEEEPVATQV
- a CDS encoding M42 family metallopeptidase, with protein sequence MTSSPDCNQPAGQAEALLAHLRRLTDLDAPTGFEEPVLRYMSEQLGSFCEQVEHDVRGNVYASLAGTTADALRIMITAHADEIGFLVTSVLADGFLRFTRLGHPTEMVLPGQRVRVHTASGSLEGVIGVKPGHVLAASEARTVPPVSEQYIDIGATSQAEAVEWGIEPGTPVTFHGPLTATAHPQRYFGKAVDNRAGCACLLELAKRLRQKRPEAHLEFVVVVEEEIGLRGAEVATRRVQPDVVIAIDTVPSGGTPDLRPDELPWQIGGGPLLKVRETKGLSTHGPLRNLFRRVADEQGIPYQLIVDTAGITDATSAQQASGDVAAMTIGLARRYSHSAAELFDLRDVSAIVDLIAHTCGAIASRDQLLRT
- a CDS encoding neutral/alkaline non-lysosomal ceramidase N-terminal domain-containing protein yields the protein MQTSVHSSVWGLVMLLSVAAMPARAELKVGAAAVDITPQIGTPMAGYYNLRASEGVHDPLHAKVIVLDAGVQRAALIGLDLISTTQWMTDESRRLIEEQTGIPGDHVMLTATHAHTGPILSKSSRRYDVFGATNDLAVQYMSRLPDKIAEGVRTAVERLEPATVSTASGVEEQLAFNRRFFMTDGSVGWNPGKLNPRIVREAGPVDPEVPVVYFADADGNPLATYVNYAMHLDTVGGTQFSADAPATLAGLLAAVKGDSMVTLFTPGCCGDVNHVNVRSSLPQKGPEEAARIGTHLAANVLRSYERLEPVASTPLRIRREVVELPLPEVSDADFAAAEETLRRFKDPGEGRRPPFREVVNAFKVVDVVEREGRPFEVEVQTIALGDSIAWVSLPGEIFTELGITIKQGSPFDRTIVAELSNGSIGYIPNREAYPQGEYEVISARCAAGSGEILVDTALDSLRELYAEHAAQIAAEK